In Xylanibacter ruminicola 23, a single genomic region encodes these proteins:
- a CDS encoding sensor histidine kinase has product MMMSGYCVIAVVLVMAMALALLVMYHHWHKQIDELQLRNDELVRQRADDGRELKKLRCQNERLVDDVRERRHFMYWAARELNEHTDAQSRDAIIDKMVELTYYENLAEELPLGFVYVNQLCRELVDEYQKRAPESVLVDYKSSMPDFYAVHTNRECLEKVVRNLLENAVKYTVKGLIRVEANDQVDCLEVSVSDTGCGISQERRKAIFSLLNPVRHMKRRISTGLNISRTLVERLGGSLYIDPHYTKGTSVKFSIAI; this is encoded by the coding sequence ATGATGATGAGTGGTTATTGTGTGATAGCAGTCGTGCTGGTGATGGCCATGGCTTTGGCGCTGCTGGTGATGTATCACCACTGGCATAAGCAGATTGACGAGCTGCAGCTGCGAAACGATGAACTGGTACGCCAGCGCGCCGACGACGGGCGCGAGCTGAAGAAACTGCGCTGTCAGAACGAACGGCTGGTCGACGATGTGCGCGAACGCCGTCACTTTATGTACTGGGCTGCCCGCGAACTCAACGAGCATACCGATGCGCAGAGCCGTGATGCCATCATCGATAAGATGGTGGAGCTGACCTATTACGAGAACCTGGCTGAGGAGTTGCCGCTGGGCTTTGTGTATGTCAATCAGCTGTGTCGCGAACTGGTGGATGAATACCAGAAACGGGCGCCTGAGAGTGTGCTTGTCGACTACAAGTCGAGCATGCCTGATTTCTATGCGGTGCATACCAACCGTGAATGTCTGGAGAAGGTGGTGCGTAACCTGCTTGAGAATGCTGTTAAATATACAGTCAAAGGGTTGATACGCGTGGAGGCCAACGACCAGGTCGACTGCCTGGAGGTGTCGGTATCCGACACGGGATGTGGTATCAGTCAGGAGCGTCGCAAAGCCATCTTCTCGCTGCTCAACCCTGTGCGCCACATGAAGCGGCGCATCAGCACCGGGCTCAACATCAGTCGCACACTGGTAGAGCGGCTTGGCGGCAGTCTGTATATCGACCCGCATTACACCAAGGGCACCAGCGTGAAATTCAGTATAGCCATCTGA
- a CDS encoding tyrosine-type recombinase/integrase yields the protein MNILSTIRINKLASHCLRAIINKKGKSETVSVISLLRQTINETKSQHKTSTHKNQVTAVNAFQRFLHETMQTLETVTIDELTPETIKSFENWAIGEGFKPNYVALHMRCLRTLINKINGRGSELFKHVCTTNRQTEKRAVGKETIKQIRELHLPSDSNMALARDIFLFCFYGMGIPLIDAVMLKKSQLRDGYIIYNRHKTNRMVKVPVCQELQLLLERLPSNDSPYLLPVITNDKTDKMKQYRSFYQRYMRSLKKLTLLSGIECRLTSYTPRHTWASIAYRNGVNINNIAQALGHANTNITYLYIKELSCWHLETANKIVMQAVQ from the coding sequence ATGAACATACTATCAACTATCAGGATTAACAAATTGGCATCACACTGCTTGAGAGCCATCATCAACAAGAAAGGCAAATCAGAAACGGTTTCTGTCATCAGTCTGCTGCGCCAGACAATCAACGAAACCAAATCGCAACACAAAACCAGTACCCATAAGAATCAGGTGACAGCCGTCAATGCCTTCCAACGGTTCTTGCACGAAACCATGCAAACGTTAGAAACCGTCACGATTGATGAGCTGACACCCGAGACCATCAAGTCCTTCGAGAACTGGGCCATCGGCGAAGGGTTCAAACCTAACTACGTAGCGCTACATATGCGCTGCCTGCGCACTCTGATCAACAAAATCAATGGCCGAGGCTCCGAACTGTTCAAACATGTGTGTACGACCAACCGTCAGACAGAGAAACGTGCCGTAGGCAAGGAAACCATCAAACAGATCCGTGAACTGCATCTGCCATCAGATTCCAACATGGCCCTAGCACGCGACATCTTCTTGTTTTGTTTCTACGGCATGGGCATTCCCCTTATTGATGCCGTGATGCTTAAGAAGTCGCAACTGCGCGATGGGTACATCATATATAACAGGCACAAAACCAACCGCATGGTGAAGGTGCCAGTATGCCAAGAGTTACAACTGTTGCTGGAACGCTTGCCCTCTAACGATTCGCCATACCTGCTACCGGTCATTACCAATGATAAGACAGATAAGATGAAACAATACAGGAGTTTTTACCAGCGCTATATGCGTAGTCTAAAGAAATTAACCCTGCTCTCAGGTATCGAGTGTCGCCTCACGTCCTACACCCCACGTCACACATGGGCAAGCATTGCCTACAGGAACGGAGTCAACATCAACAACATTGCACAAGCCCTTGGACATGCCAATACCAATATTACCTATTTATATATAAAAGAACTGAGTTGCTGGCATCTGGAGACCGCCAACAAAATTGTAATGCAGGCCGTTCAGTAA
- a CDS encoding RagB/SusD family nutrient uptake outer membrane protein, translating to MKYISNKIVCGALSMVTLLGATSCGNDFLKEDAGHLYSDALLEDEAGALKMAAGLYGNIRWHFGYEWAYGITLYGCDEFTNGADLTAEPWNTYDNRLNPQDCTPALGAANKNCPAVSALWDQMYYGISTANLIISKADNVTKEDSRNKALGEAHFLRGYNYYRLFCQYGGVVLETEPANGTVKKSFTRASEEETLNLIIDDFENAYKMLPKDKWRGNGTWTKYTAAHFLAKALLYRQSERCASWASKYDKATDLNRAISLCDEVIAACPLASDYWDLYAKWTGIDCPNEGLDEILMAAEHNEDKTTQGRFGNRTYNYFDPQFSNFSGGWVQRGQYIGGMDFQRCRPTEYAYSVYDNVNDARMWKTFKTVYGLNHAAKKDADVISQNGITADQVPDLGDEGIIFILNKKSDARFDGNPYGTFGRGGDVHSFVNPLTGKWVPNAFVTFQDGKYVLNTYTGNPSTSNVFCGINKTADGSRTGEKGDAHRDVIMARSGETYLVKAECQVRMGNYQEAINTVNVLRARGQWKKGEDRSYYTDGSMAFLKSDGGITDNSTAASITPKKNKDKSGKQLTNAEAYAYSMTHTNTYYLSTGIAETTDASDLQIKSYTQLPAEDEAILKEIGATSDYDRMLNFVFNERTRELLGEWNRWDELARTGLLVKRAKAFNPEAAPNVQDRHMYRPIPQKFIDTLQNEDGTNLSDADKKAWQNPGY from the coding sequence ATGAAATATATCAGCAATAAAATAGTTTGCGGTGCGCTGTCGATGGTTACCCTGCTGGGTGCAACCTCATGTGGCAACGATTTCCTGAAGGAGGATGCTGGACATCTTTATTCGGATGCACTGCTGGAAGACGAGGCTGGTGCTTTGAAGATGGCTGCCGGACTCTATGGTAACATCCGCTGGCACTTCGGTTACGAGTGGGCTTACGGTATTACCCTTTATGGTTGCGATGAGTTTACCAATGGAGCCGACCTGACCGCCGAGCCTTGGAACACATACGATAACCGTTTGAATCCTCAGGACTGTACACCTGCTCTGGGTGCTGCTAACAAGAACTGTCCTGCCGTATCAGCTCTCTGGGATCAGATGTACTACGGTATCTCTACCGCCAACCTGATTATCAGCAAGGCCGATAACGTTACTAAGGAAGATTCGCGTAACAAGGCACTTGGCGAGGCTCACTTCCTGCGTGGTTACAACTACTATCGCCTGTTCTGCCAGTATGGTGGCGTGGTACTCGAGACCGAGCCTGCCAATGGTACTGTTAAGAAGAGCTTTACCCGTGCCAGCGAGGAGGAGACTCTGAACCTGATTATCGACGATTTCGAGAATGCTTATAAGATGCTGCCAAAGGATAAGTGGCGTGGTAATGGTACTTGGACCAAGTACACTGCAGCCCACTTCCTGGCTAAGGCCCTGCTGTATCGTCAGAGTGAGCGTTGCGCCTCTTGGGCATCTAAGTACGATAAGGCTACCGACCTGAATCGTGCCATCTCTCTTTGCGACGAGGTGATTGCAGCATGTCCTCTGGCATCTGACTACTGGGATCTGTATGCTAAGTGGACTGGTATCGACTGTCCTAACGAGGGCTTGGATGAAATCCTGATGGCTGCCGAGCACAATGAGGATAAGACCACTCAGGGTCGTTTCGGTAACCGTACCTATAACTACTTCGATCCTCAGTTCTCTAACTTCTCAGGTGGTTGGGTTCAGCGTGGCCAGTACATCGGTGGTATGGACTTCCAGCGCTGCCGTCCTACTGAGTATGCTTACTCTGTTTACGATAATGTGAACGATGCCCGTATGTGGAAGACCTTCAAGACCGTTTACGGTTTGAACCATGCTGCTAAGAAGGATGCCGACGTGATTTCACAGAACGGTATCACAGCCGATCAGGTTCCCGATCTGGGCGACGAGGGTATCATCTTCATCCTGAACAAGAAGAGCGATGCTCGTTTCGATGGCAATCCTTACGGAACATTCGGTCGTGGTGGCGATGTACACAGCTTTGTTAATCCTCTTACAGGTAAGTGGGTGCCCAATGCTTTCGTTACTTTCCAGGATGGCAAGTACGTGCTGAACACCTATACTGGTAACCCCTCAACCTCAAACGTATTCTGCGGTATCAACAAGACTGCCGACGGTAGCCGTACCGGTGAGAAGGGCGATGCCCACCGCGATGTAATCATGGCTCGTAGTGGTGAGACCTATCTGGTTAAGGCCGAGTGCCAGGTTCGTATGGGTAACTACCAGGAGGCTATCAACACTGTTAACGTGCTGCGTGCCCGTGGTCAGTGGAAGAAGGGTGAGGATCGTAGCTACTACACCGATGGTTCGATGGCCTTCCTGAAGAGCGATGGTGGTATCACCGATAACTCTACAGCTGCCAGCATCACTCCTAAGAAGAACAAGGATAAGAGTGGTAAGCAACTCACTAATGCCGAGGCTTACGCTTACTCAATGACTCACACCAATACTTATTACCTCTCAACAGGTATTGCCGAGACTACCGATGCTTCTGATCTGCAGATCAAGAGCTACACTCAGCTGCCTGCCGAGGATGAGGCTATCCTGAAGGAGATTGGTGCAACCAGCGATTACGATCGTATGCTTAACTTCGTATTCAACGAGCGTACTCGTGAGCTGTTAGGTGAGTGGAACCGTTGGGATGAGCTGGCTCGTACCGGACTGCTGGTTAAGCGTGCCAAGGCTTTCAACCCCGAGGCTGCACCTAACGTACAGGACCGTCACATGTATCGTCCTATTCCTCAGAAGTTCATTGATACTCTGCAGAACGAGGATGGTACCAACCTGAGCGATGCCGACAAGAAGGCTTGGCAGAACCCTGGTTATTAA
- a CDS encoding virulence protein — protein MFAIAFDMDIKELRSTYGEPYNNAYYEIKILLRNYNFYNTQGSVYLTDKDDMANLFAAIYALKKIKWFKSSVRDIRAFKVENWSDFTDIVKAED, from the coding sequence ATGTTTGCAATCGCTTTTGATATGGACATAAAGGAACTCCGTAGTACTTACGGAGAGCCTTATAATAATGCATACTACGAAATAAAGATTTTACTTCGTAATTATAACTTTTATAATACTCAAGGTAGCGTTTATCTAACAGATAAAGACGATATGGCAAATCTTTTTGCTGCAATCTATGCCTTGAAGAAGATTAAATGGTTTAAATCTTCAGTTCGAGACATTCGAGCATTTAAGGTTGAGAACTGGTCTGATTTCACTGATATAGTTAAAGCAGAAGATTAG
- a CDS encoding sensor histidine kinase: MGTTIYNYNEKVVPRPDSLEYQKKLVSTMKKARREHSKAKMLYQVLHDVQAVYQGVDSYLEILMNSELKLDQCDWDMMCHEVRSKSSLVGEMVDCAIELAQYGDLGQVPRHDEVLVNMFCQDMFYTCERYLNNPNVQMCVETSLADDFVIRTHLGYLRKLFKNLIVSAMQFTHEGYIKLSVMPDDSGKYLVFRLSNTGVGIPENMKDVLFERLPNDGNLCNTIVGVRLRISYALTQKIGGTMFLDQQRKDCTSIVFSIKI, from the coding sequence ATGGGAACGACGATATATAACTATAATGAAAAGGTGGTGCCCAGACCTGACAGTCTGGAGTACCAGAAGAAGCTGGTGAGCACCATGAAGAAAGCTCGTCGCGAGCATTCCAAGGCCAAGATGCTGTATCAGGTGCTCCACGACGTGCAGGCTGTTTACCAGGGGGTGGACAGTTACTTGGAGATATTGATGAACAGCGAACTGAAGTTGGATCAGTGCGATTGGGACATGATGTGCCATGAGGTGCGTAGTAAGTCCTCGTTGGTAGGTGAGATGGTGGACTGTGCCATCGAACTGGCCCAGTATGGCGATCTGGGGCAGGTGCCTCGTCACGACGAAGTGCTGGTTAACATGTTCTGTCAGGATATGTTCTACACCTGCGAACGCTATCTGAATAATCCTAATGTCCAGATGTGTGTAGAGACTTCGCTGGCCGACGACTTCGTCATCCGCACCCATCTGGGCTATCTGCGCAAGCTGTTCAAGAATCTGATTGTCAGTGCGATGCAGTTCACCCACGAAGGGTATATTAAATTGTCGGTGATGCCCGATGATAGTGGCAAGTATCTGGTGTTTCGGTTAAGCAATACCGGGGTGGGGATACCCGAGAACATGAAAGACGTGCTGTTTGAGCGGCTGCCCAACGACGGTAACCTGTGCAACACGATTGTTGGTGTGCGCCTGCGTATCAGTTACGCGCTCACCCAGAAGATTGGGGGCACTATGTTTCTCGACCAGCAGCGCAAGGATTGCACCTCGATTGTATTCAGTATTAAGATATAA
- a CDS encoding DUF3575 domain-containing protein has protein sequence MKIYHKVRAAMVSAVMLASITGSAQELAVKTNLLSDALTVPSLGAEFTIGHRWTLNADVEWMPAYQSTNHYLRTLKVQPEARFWFRAPFTGPFIGPSAHWRVYNMAGLPVFKLKDERIQGNFYSVGVTAGWHFTLSSRWGLESSLTLGYAYNDYRRYAEPRTRVVSRRCYMHYLGPTAASLQLVYMLR, from the coding sequence ATGAAGATATATCATAAAGTTCGCGCAGCGATGGTCTCGGCGGTGATGCTGGCATCCATTACAGGCTCTGCTCAGGAGCTGGCTGTGAAAACCAATCTGCTGAGTGATGCCCTGACGGTACCGTCGCTGGGCGCGGAGTTCACTATCGGTCACCGTTGGACACTGAACGCGGATGTAGAGTGGATGCCCGCTTATCAGAGCACAAACCACTACCTGCGCACCCTGAAGGTGCAGCCCGAAGCCCGCTTCTGGTTCCGTGCGCCGTTTACGGGGCCGTTCATTGGTCCGTCGGCTCACTGGCGCGTTTACAATATGGCTGGCCTGCCCGTGTTCAAGCTCAAGGACGAGCGCATACAGGGCAACTTCTACTCGGTGGGCGTTACCGCTGGCTGGCATTTTACACTGAGTAGCCGTTGGGGGCTCGAGTCCTCGCTCACCCTTGGCTATGCCTATAACGACTACCGCCGTTACGCCGAGCCCCGTACGCGGGTCGTAAGCCGCAGGTGCTATATGCACTACTTAGGGCCTACAGCGGCCAGTCTGCAGCTGGTGTACATGCTGCGATAA
- a CDS encoding four helix bundle protein gives MENPVDTDARRGFELGLSAELLTLAVVEGEWLDPAEKLKVYKESAMLLSDICTLTSQFNKTDRLFSEELRSLGLKLMSLIYVANHQRRESVAQMRQALEVLTYQRMLCRICVHQRVMSKKHYAQIAPRYDTIGRMLSGWIRVTEKEQKDK, from the coding sequence ATGGAGAATCCTGTTGATACCGATGCCAGAAGGGGCTTTGAGCTCGGCCTGAGTGCCGAACTGCTGACCCTTGCGGTGGTTGAGGGCGAATGGCTCGATCCAGCCGAGAAGCTCAAGGTGTATAAGGAGTCGGCCATGCTGCTCAGCGATATATGCACGCTGACGAGCCAGTTTAACAAGACCGACCGCCTGTTCTCTGAAGAGTTGCGCAGTCTGGGGCTTAAGCTCATGTCGCTCATCTACGTGGCCAACCACCAGCGTCGCGAGAGTGTGGCTCAGATGCGCCAGGCCCTCGAGGTGCTAACCTACCAGCGTATGCTGTGCCGCATCTGTGTGCATCAGCGCGTGATGAGCAAGAAGCATTATGCGCAGATAGCGCCACGTTACGACACCATCGGGCGTATGCTGTCGGGGTGGATACGTGTCACAGAAAAAGAGCAGAAAGATAAGTGA
- a CDS encoding fimbrial protein, with protein MKKKLLGMSAWAVVLFTAVVMTGCVSETDEDVSPSTGGSTLTIKINSGSVGATRATNIHDALAAKTSEKMIQTMLVAVFKEDAGDNNTPKLIYYNYLNVNGQSAASGFSTTVDNVSPATQFAAGDRAVIIANVPEEVFTGVKALGTPLATFKATPLTISQALDSDGNGATESNSLPMYGEVDITQPASGHLVADVTMGHMITKVTLESLSVNDIPAGNSFKPTQVFLYKVADKMDFGFDFSSTYSFSNYLSPAGTVCDYTGEVTDPAPAHFAAYLGTKVYSDGDGDLATLNATNPTWVDGSSVDKVCVLYAMPNVFASPTEGNDTRLVVKGLWNDGSSESTCYYNFRLLNVVSGVAMDELQYRKFYPNRNYRIKVVLKRKGAASIDAGVDVQANTAVAFNSVSEWGDGEQNTTFGGEGGSTTTTN; from the coding sequence ATGAAAAAGAAACTTTTAGGAATGAGTGCCTGGGCAGTAGTGCTGTTCACGGCAGTTGTGATGACAGGCTGCGTCAGCGAGACCGACGAGGACGTAAGCCCATCTACCGGAGGTAGTACTCTGACGATTAAGATTAACAGTGGTTCGGTAGGTGCTACCCGTGCTACTAATATCCATGATGCATTGGCAGCCAAGACTTCTGAGAAGATGATCCAGACGATGCTGGTGGCTGTGTTCAAGGAAGATGCCGGCGACAATAATACTCCCAAGTTGATTTATTATAACTATCTCAACGTGAATGGGCAGTCGGCAGCATCAGGATTCTCTACGACAGTTGATAACGTGAGTCCCGCTACGCAGTTTGCTGCTGGCGACCGTGCAGTGATCATTGCCAATGTGCCCGAGGAAGTATTCACTGGGGTAAAGGCGCTTGGTACACCGCTCGCCACATTCAAGGCTACTCCTCTCACTATCTCTCAGGCGTTGGATTCCGACGGCAATGGTGCGACCGAATCCAACAGTCTGCCAATGTATGGCGAGGTGGATATTACCCAGCCTGCCAGCGGTCATCTGGTAGCCGATGTCACCATGGGTCACATGATTACGAAGGTGACGCTCGAGTCGCTGAGTGTTAACGATATCCCAGCCGGCAATTCGTTCAAGCCCACACAGGTGTTCCTGTACAAGGTGGCTGACAAGATGGATTTCGGTTTCGATTTCTCAAGCACCTATAGCTTCTCTAATTACCTCTCGCCTGCAGGTACCGTGTGCGACTATACCGGTGAGGTGACCGATCCCGCTCCAGCTCACTTTGCTGCGTATCTGGGAACAAAGGTTTACTCGGATGGTGATGGCGACCTGGCTACGCTTAATGCTACCAATCCCACCTGGGTAGATGGTAGTTCGGTTGACAAGGTGTGCGTGCTCTATGCCATGCCTAATGTGTTTGCCTCGCCCACAGAGGGTAACGACACCCGCTTGGTTGTGAAGGGCCTTTGGAACGATGGCTCTTCTGAGAGCACCTGCTATTATAACTTCCGTTTGCTCAATGTGGTGAGCGGTGTGGCCATGGATGAGTTGCAGTATCGCAAATTCTATCCTAACCGCAACTATCGCATCAAGGTAGTGCTTAAGCGTAAGGGTGCTGCCAGTATCGATGCCGGTGTTGATGTGCAGGCTAACACAGCCGTGGCTTTCAATTCGGTGTCTGAATGGGGTGATGGTGAACAGAACACAACCTTTGGTGGCGAAGGTGGCTCGACGACTACGACTAACTGA
- a CDS encoding DUF3868 domain-containing protein yields the protein MSRIKTLFLLLTLPLMASAQGAYKGQLHISDEQFSLQGDLLRVHMKVSYDDKVLNTGETLTFTPVLKTGHQFVRLSSVAINGDSRDRYERRVDKLKKRRRINVPLVTRDNQRRTRFFIYDTTVPYQQWMASAAMYAECEESTWQGRSPHTYEDLLLQRIPLGQPVNTQPLFGESAVAAAPVASNVTGVRIAKHWVQFLSPEPASTGGITVRGALRVPYNCRLTSTDYRRLVDSLQQAISRETTSYGSRLLGIELTGYGAPIGNRPKNEERAAEQVLKLRRMLSERQVAGENELRVQWISEDWDSIRQLVSVSKLPLQAAAADIIANIPVDQGREQALRTLGSGSTYDVMRHELFPRVCRLNYQLTFGPRPVPIQLTSYRNGSIPASISPDNFYQAATAFEIGSQEFCDIIDLAARLFPNCAEAAIDAAGVALLRGDAQRARKYLLAWETDPRAWCNLGLLHLLEGNRDKAEVYLRMAEADGVIPARDALKSLQWK from the coding sequence ATGTCCAGAATTAAAACTCTGTTTCTGCTGCTGACACTGCCATTGATGGCATCGGCTCAGGGGGCCTATAAAGGTCAGCTACACATTAGCGACGAGCAGTTCTCGCTTCAGGGCGATCTGTTGCGCGTGCACATGAAGGTCAGTTACGACGACAAGGTTCTCAACACCGGCGAGACGCTCACGTTCACGCCCGTGCTGAAGACTGGTCATCAGTTTGTCCGTCTGTCGTCGGTGGCTATCAACGGTGATTCTCGCGACCGCTACGAGCGTCGCGTCGACAAGCTGAAGAAGCGCCGCCGTATCAATGTGCCCTTGGTTACCCGTGACAACCAGCGTCGCACTCGTTTCTTTATCTACGACACCACCGTGCCCTACCAGCAGTGGATGGCCAGTGCCGCCATGTATGCCGAGTGCGAGGAGAGCACCTGGCAGGGCCGTAGTCCTCATACTTACGAAGACCTGCTGCTGCAGCGTATCCCGTTAGGGCAGCCCGTTAATACCCAGCCGCTGTTTGGTGAGTCGGCTGTTGCCGCTGCCCCAGTTGCCAGTAATGTTACTGGTGTTCGTATTGCCAAGCATTGGGTGCAGTTCCTCTCGCCCGAGCCTGCTAGTACGGGTGGCATCACTGTCAGAGGAGCGCTGCGTGTGCCCTATAACTGCCGTCTTACCAGTACCGACTACCGCCGACTGGTTGACTCGTTACAGCAGGCCATCAGTCGCGAGACCACCAGTTATGGCAGTCGTCTGCTGGGTATAGAGCTTACCGGCTATGGTGCGCCCATAGGCAACCGTCCGAAGAACGAGGAGCGTGCTGCCGAGCAGGTGCTGAAATTGCGCCGCATGCTGTCGGAGCGTCAGGTGGCAGGCGAGAACGAATTGCGCGTGCAGTGGATATCCGAGGACTGGGACAGCATCCGTCAGCTGGTGTCGGTCAGCAAGTTGCCTTTGCAGGCCGCTGCTGCTGATATCATCGCCAATATCCCTGTGGATCAGGGGCGTGAGCAGGCTCTGCGCACCTTAGGCTCTGGTAGCACCTACGATGTGATGCGTCACGAGCTGTTCCCCCGCGTGTGCCGCTTGAACTATCAGCTCACGTTTGGTCCGCGCCCTGTGCCCATCCAGCTTACCAGCTATCGCAATGGCAGTATTCCTGCCTCGATCAGTCCCGACAATTTCTATCAGGCAGCCACCGCCTTCGAGATAGGCTCACAGGAGTTCTGCGACATCATCGACCTGGCTGCGCGCCTGTTCCCCAACTGTGCCGAGGCAGCTATCGATGCCGCTGGTGTGGCCCTGTTGCGTGGCGATGCCCAGCGCGCCCGCAAGTACCTGTTGGCCTGGGAGACCGACCCGCGTGCCTGGTGCAACCTGGGATTGCTGCATCTGCTCGAGGGCAACCGTGACAAAGCCGAGGTTTATCTGCGTATGGCCGAGGCCGATGGGGTGATACCGGCGCGTGATGCGTTGAAGAGCCTGCAGTGGAAATAG
- a CDS encoding reverse transcriptase domain-containing protein: MKCGVSYEEVYEAYWLCLRHKGNTIDAIRFEINAEEECLKLWQELQNCTYKPSRSIVFVSDKPVKREIFGAAFRDRVVDTVFAQRVTPFLEQRFIDDNYSTRVGKGTLYGIQRVEQMVREQSANYTVDCWVMKLDMQSYFMSLPKELAWRKFASLLRQIYRGPDLEWMIWLLRVVIMDRPELNCVRNSPLKAWNGLPPNKSLFHSDGLHGMPIGKVISQMTALVFMDDLDHEITDSLWSMSVSYGHYMDDMIFVSRDKELLLWMRDEIVDKWAARNGVRRHPKKMYLQHYSKGVLFTGGMVMPGRTYISRRTIATCIDKIERYNRLAQSDEHYAREHVNEFASTMNSYLGMMRHFAAYNQVRKLLDRISPEWYQVMYVSMNRKRYKVCVRRVYREKMRQLARLEVELEILFEK, from the coding sequence ATGAAATGTGGTGTCAGTTACGAAGAGGTCTACGAAGCCTATTGGCTGTGCTTGCGGCACAAGGGTAATACGATAGACGCTATTCGTTTTGAGATTAATGCCGAAGAGGAGTGCCTGAAGCTGTGGCAAGAGTTGCAAAACTGTACCTACAAGCCTTCGCGCTCTATCGTGTTTGTCAGCGATAAGCCCGTGAAACGGGAAATCTTCGGCGCAGCTTTTCGCGACCGCGTGGTCGACACGGTTTTCGCCCAGAGGGTAACGCCCTTTCTTGAGCAGCGGTTCATCGACGACAACTACTCAACCCGAGTGGGCAAGGGCACGCTCTATGGCATACAGCGCGTAGAGCAGATGGTGAGAGAGCAGTCAGCTAATTATACGGTCGACTGCTGGGTGATGAAGCTCGATATGCAGTCGTACTTCATGTCGCTGCCCAAGGAGCTTGCATGGCGCAAGTTCGCCAGTCTGCTACGGCAGATATACCGTGGTCCCGACCTGGAGTGGATGATATGGCTGCTGCGCGTGGTGATTATGGACCGGCCTGAGCTGAATTGTGTGCGTAACAGTCCGCTGAAAGCTTGGAACGGTTTGCCGCCCAACAAGAGTTTGTTTCACAGCGACGGCCTGCATGGTATGCCGATAGGCAAGGTAATCAGTCAGATGACAGCCTTGGTATTCATGGACGATCTCGACCACGAGATAACCGACAGTCTCTGGAGTATGTCGGTGAGCTATGGCCACTATATGGACGACATGATATTCGTGAGTCGCGACAAGGAACTGCTACTATGGATGCGTGATGAGATTGTCGACAAATGGGCAGCCCGGAACGGTGTGCGGCGTCATCCCAAGAAGATGTATCTGCAGCACTACTCCAAGGGCGTACTGTTCACTGGCGGTATGGTGATGCCAGGGCGCACCTATATCAGCCGGCGCACGATAGCCACCTGTATCGACAAGATTGAGCGCTACAATCGTCTGGCTCAGTCGGATGAGCACTATGCACGCGAGCATGTGAACGAGTTTGCTTCTACGATGAACTCCTATCTTGGCATGATGCGCCACTTTGCTGCTTACAACCAGGTTAGGAAACTGCTCGACAGGATCAGTCCTGAGTGGTATCAGGTGATGTATGTGAGCATGAACCGTAAGAGATACAAGGTGTGTGTGCGCCGAGTGTATCGTGAGAAGATGCGACAGCTGGCGCGCCTGGAAGTGGAATTGGAGATATTATTCGAGAAGTAG